The DNA region AATCGCTGGCTGATTTAGTCTGGTGTATATGGAGGGAGTCCATACAACATATTGAGATAGGAAGTACAGGCAGGGATGCAGGCGTTGTCTTACATAGTTCTTAATCTGGAATTTTCTGTTTGTTCAGGCATCTGGTAGCGGATTTATCCTTTCATAGACATACCTCTCCTGATGTCCTCAAAAGGAGAATGTTTACCTACTGATGGATGGGGCGGGTTCATGCGCATAGATTGTCTTTTCATATGCCCTGGAGGGTGGTGGTGAGTATGCTCTGGTCTCCTACAACCCCAGGTGCTTGAGGATTTTATGAATAATGGCTTCCTCCCTCTGAATGCTATGACTCTCATGGTGTGCTGACATTGGGGACAGACCAGCGGGTCTACCTCATAGATCTTCCTGATCAGTCTTGCCCATGCTGATCTGAACTTTTTCTGATAATGGGTGAGGTCCTCATGCCCAGGGGGGATAGTGGGGATGCCGGTTTATCCTTCTTCCGCAGCCCCCTGTTCTTGTTACTGTACCAGCCGTAATATCTCACGATCTGCTCTCCCTTGTCGGGGATATGTAAGCTCACATATGCCAGAAAATCAAGAGGCTGATATGTATGGGTCTCGGCCTTCCCCTGATAGTAGACCTGCTGGTTTTTCCGGTCATATGTTAATCGTTCGAGGGATACAGGGGGCATTATAAGGTATCTTGCCAGTCCTTCCATGCCTTCAGAATCGTTGACAACTACCCTGCCCTCTTTGTGGACATG from Nitrospirota bacterium includes:
- a CDS encoding transposase, yielding MPEFHVHKEGRVVVNDSEGMEGLARYLIMPPVSLERLTYDRKNQQVYYQGKAETHTYQPLDFLAYVSLHIPDKGEQIVRYYGWYSNKNRGLRKKDKPASPLSPLGMRTSPIIRKSSDQHGQD